The DNA sequence gttttgcctacaaaagtttgtcatgttcacttgagaatgcattgcatacaccttttcaattctcagttgaaagtttaactcatcaacttgactcaaagcaagattcattttgttcacattgtttctaacctccacagaaacctgtctcatgtaatcattcattttatttactgttttcctaactttcgatgtagtaatctgatccatagaaacattcgatttgtttactgttttcctaacctcaatgtagcaatagtactttcttgatagttgactttcaatgaagacaactccctacctacttctttactcaattctacactttcactatggttgactttttcaacaacagtaactaggcctacattgtcagaaacttgaatgagttgatcttgtaacttaacactactatcatcctgcttcaatttgttttcatcttcatgattatctttcaCTGATTCATTTgcattttcaatagaaggtttatactaacctgctctagtctaatgctagcaaattcttgcttcatctcatcaaacctagcactttgattttgtttcaaattatcaatcttagcattttgatttttaaacatttggtctaacctagcatcttgcttatcaaacagttgtgttaaggcagctattaactcatcatcaattttaatatttttcatattgtatgccattttgctagtctgcacagataatatattcattaggacttgatctctcttgaaccgatttcccactcagcaacaaaccattcacaacctatcaagatatctatccactaataatttctataaccagggatttcatggtgtaccatttgggacatatttattttgtaattcggtcccaccacagggcgtacatttgccgtgctaccaatttttccttaaacggttggaatagcataaCTCCTATCacactaaggaaagttgtcggctccaataaaatagatacttgataaactgtgaatggatctattgcctatgaatgagaaatccagttttcagagcaaattaacttataatcttcagatgaaaattttggcaaaaacacagaaatataaaacgaacaataacttataagcttaatgatttcaagtaactacgaactaaaaacttatctagtttacagttgaaacacagtggctatggctttactacactaatagcgaattttgcacaaaaatttatataaacttcaatctaaaacattaataaattcatttaaacagacaataactcagagcacaaaattatacaagcaacagccagccatgtttttcagaagaaggtccaacaggaaaaagacacaagttgccagtcacgaaagacaacgccctattcaatatcgatctttacagacacgtcaacacaaaattataacttataagtttagaattcacattctacatctgttctcaataaaactttattttgaaaatgttattttaaatttttatacatatattctattcaaataaacgatttatttaataatttgttaaccctacctcggtgacattatggaacaatgcaacaaacatttacgataataaattctccgtcaaaaagtttatccgtctattgataactctgacatttactataaagtttcatagatctcgaattgaagattcgatttaaatgtgagaagaaaaatgtaatattacaaccttcatcccttaccacaaatagccttgtcatctgagtaaattcccaccgtctgatgatgaccaacaacaggtcgaaacgatcgtcactacaaaagtaagtgtattttcacttcaaaagtgttttttttaaaattcaagtttaattttaacagtgaaaaagtatggatatacaacagagtaataataatatattcatgccagatttcaacaatttgtaaaatttccatGTTCCATGGAATAGGAATGGACTTAATCTGCTATTTCAGATACCGTTTGTCAGAACCGCTCACCATTTCAATATCTTCCTGAATAGAACAATGAGATTGTAACAATAGACTAAACCCATTCTTTGACACCCCCCTCCAATGACCGCtttcaaaaaatacattaaaaaaatcttgtgaaaaaattatgctgctcaattgataaataaattattatttttgagctctactaACTGACACCTTTATGACCGctccaatgaattaaaaaatcttgtgaaaaaaatatgctgctcaattgataaataaattattatttttgagctctactaactctcctttttttcaactgtttcttctttcttttatttaaatatttttcatcctatACCCTTTTACTAACTTTCCGGAATCTAACCAATATATCattctcttctaatcttattagttatagcctactgaattgtgaatatttaatgaagtgcgatattattttcttctctcttattttattttttaatattgtacATAATATTACACTATCaaatatgtcattaaggctcgtACTGGAATTTGTCTGTGAGCTTTTCTATGTTTTTATgggataaatagataaataaatgaataaatacttaAGATACTTTCTCATTCTAGatcttttctctctcattcgaatactgtaataattggAGTTTTAGTAATTGATGATgtttttattgtatgaatcaatcaataatcaatgaAGTGTTTCTGGCTTTTTTtataagtaggcctacagtgtttatcataatgattatagAGATTTACCACAACTCTTCTCTGTTTGTATCCAGTTCCTGGCGGAAGTTTGAGTAAGGCTGCAAAGTTCATGACTTCCTGGAGAGTAAGCATTGGCTGCAAAAGGTCCTCCTGCTGAATATAGCACGACATCTTTCTGAACCTGGCTTCATCTCTTGCCACTCCGTTCAGTCTCAAACGACCACTCACGCCTTGAGATCTGAAACAATTGTACAAATCAGCAAAATCAACATAAAGTGTCACCTGATCatatgagaaataataatataatatcaggggaccgagcttcgctctggagtgtaaaagcatagaaaatttgtatcGAAAAACTAATTCGATTGAAATTGACAGGTGTGAATGTTcatcaacacaatacaagatACAGGGGCTTAGTCAGAGTTGAACAGCACAGGACAGGGTTTTATGAGCACAACCGAAATTACATTGGCAAAAAAGTGTTTAACTGTTTACCCCAGAATATTAAAGCTGCCCAAACCCTAAACTCTTTCAAGACTAATCTAAAATGTTGGCTATTAGAGAAATGTTTTTATGAGTGGCGAAGTATCTTCAACCATTGAATACGTTGCATTAGTTATAAATGTTGTATGGGCTTAGATATAGaggttatttgttattttgttatttgtgtTATGATGTACAAAATTGTTCCATTATGTACAAAATTGTTGTGTTTTGTGTCATTATCTTGTTTTCTCTTCATTGTATGACTATTGTCGATATGATGCTTGTCACTATCCATGACAGTATAATAAACcaataaatttttagtttaatttaattattcattttttcagtcgtagaattatttttacagctatatgaggaggcacagcagtcttatgcccaaaactgtcccttttcaaatttatactacagtccaaatcaaaatctaggttaaactactatcactcatcaaaatatataatttattcgcatcagaatgaataattattcattcgcACTTCAAAAAAACAAGCAGATCagcaattacaaatagatatggGCCTAcaatgaattcgatttagaatgatatactatgtttgctacaatatttgttaatatactaccatgtactattctacactaacagcatccaGTTACtgttttggactttctgaagtaaacatgtttaaaaaaagagaaataaacaaaaataagctTTCTTTGCTGGATTATTCTTCTCatgagatcagctgaggaataacccacacatgcactcgctcgcTCACTTCCATTAccgtatcgacagacgacaaaatttccagttgtttttccaaggaagtatttatccttttaatgtccttcagcgagttatcccagggttgagacctagtgcaatcgaattttcatatcttaAATCaaatttgttccaaatttcgtgagaatcgctatagagtcgttttcgagatccggtcgcatacagatatataaacatttaaacatctaaacagaaattgctcgttcaatagtatttATGTCATATTGGTCAGGATTTTGgagtttcaaattttaattcaatgaacagtcatttttcattgacagaaatattgtttaccgtattgtttgttttcaatattgacTGTAGTATCTTCTCTATTTAATAGCAAATGTGCGCTCGTGAGATAGATAGATTaagatattattgtataaattcactctacttatatgggctacttttgttcaaattaataaaaacagtatatACTATAACACAtagattgaaatattttaaatttttcctactacaagtttttatattgtttttattaaaaatattattgtatactcAAGGTGACtctcatgtttggcattgactgatagtttattaatttatacccCAGAATTATCTTTTTTGGGAGAGGACTCATAGTAACATCCGTATCGCAAAGCTGTACTCTTATCTCTCTCCACTTTCATTATAGGTACTCATTGTATATAAGTCTGTTCTTGTGTATATGTGCCTTCACGTGGacatcatcatcaacaaaaaatattacttTGGTAGATTTAGatggaataaaatattgaaataaaaaagtaataaaaacaTACCGGTAACCAGATATTGCATTGAGTAGAGAGCTTTTTCCGGCGCCTGAAGGTCCAAGTATGGCAGATAGCTGACCTGCTTTGAATTTGCCACTCACTCCTTTCAAAATTCTTCTTCCAGAATCTGTAAAATTGATAAATGGGGatattataaattcataaaatggaatattatagtaccttttttcttaaaataatagattaagaatacaaatttgagaatttgatattttcataaaaaataattatagtaccttttttcttaaaataatgaaataatagatcTACGAATcataatttgtaattaattattattaatttgattggtAAAACGTGTGTTTGagatttattttataacctgaagatggtgtgaaCACTGAAACTAAGTGTTACAATAATGTGTATTCCCAGTGCCATGTGCAACCGGCTACTGATCTACGAGGATACAGATAGCTCAGTTTGAGAGATAAAATTACAATACtggggcccggttgcacaaaagccggttaaatttcaaccgtgattagttTCACGAGATCCAATCACACAAAGCCTTTtttataagacggcttctctgattggttctcatgaaattaaacacgattaaaatttaaccggcttttatgcaaccggctCTTTATCTATTCTTTTACTATTTTACATAAATTTCAAGAGAATATTATAGCACCTCAGTGCAATATCCAAGGGATggatgattaatttttttttgaatttgcaTGTGTAGTGGTTAAACATGTTGTGttctatatttatttcacaaaacTAGGTACCatataatgaaaacactgggttgttgtcaaaaatatcacttaattattgtaaaaatcacAAACATTATCTCAACACCATTCGTGTCATCTTCAGTGTCTGATCATTGGTGTTGAGACAATGTTTgtgatttttacaataaataagagATGTCCTTAAcaacatcccagtgttttcattatggatagatatcacaacatATCACCAGCAACAGTATTTGAAACTACTATATATTTCAAAGCTCATGATATTTGTTGGAACCATTTTCAAAATCTACAGGACCCATATACTGTACAGAAATTTTTCACACTCAAGACATACAACTTTGATAAACTTTAATAACTGTTGCAACTTTTATTGTGTTAATGAATCCTAAGTGTGAAAAAATGTCTCCATAGATAAGGTGAGAAATTGCAAACTTCCCGTAAGAATTAATTGAAGTAATAATCGCCGCAATCACCCCTATTGATGTTGATAttgttgaagaatttcttgCTCAATCACTCTCAATGACTCAGAATAAATAAGTTTGTTTTATGGTCCTTCAAAATTTCTCttcaatatgtgaatattttctattttaatgataataatgtgaaatatttattttatttttggttttgaagaatctaaatttgaaaatctactttgtgaaaataattaaggactgaaaactCTGTAAAGCGAACAACAACAAggcttaacctatttcggactatgtgtaacctcatcTAAGTTTGGGAGAGGAAAAGCACAAAAGgttgccttattttttctctccctatcatttttgatgatgaaccgtaggcctacttattgtacgaatcaataaagaataaaatgagatttcTATTGATCAATAAGCTGTAAAATCCTTCAAACTATAgctttttctttctcattcaacTCAAATCTTCTCTCACTTCAATACTGATGATACTTTCTCATTCTAGatcttttctctctcattcaaatactgtaataattggAGTTTTAGTAATTGATGATGGATTGATTGTATGAATCTTTCTCATTCTAGATCTTTTCTGTctcattcaaatattgtaataattggagtatttaattattatttaacgaaaatcctaaataaatgctgcaaatcaccccgaagacctctgctactgcagacatgaCACAGGGTTAAcggctagatggaaattcgatgagaactactatccaaaaattagttgccagcccgggaaaaATTagttcccgggctggcaactaatttttggatagtagttctcaaatttcatctagctgttaaccctgttgtcaatatctgcagtagcagaggtcttcggggtgatttgcagcatttatttaggattttcgttaaataataaatatatattaattagcatttgaataaatgcactctctatttaattccatctgtaattgGAGTATTAGTAATTgatgatgtatttattgtattaacCAATCAATAGTCAATGAAGTGTTTCTGGCTTTTTTTATAAGTACCGTagaccttatctaaatttgggagaggaatagcacaaggttacctcattttttctctcgctattttgatgatgtactttttgtatcaatcaatcaataaagatttGATCTTGATATTGTTTTagaatttcttgctcaataactAACTCACATTGAAAGTTGTCATCTATTTCTCTATTAGATTAAGGAGTAGTTTTAGTTGGAAAGAAGGCACTTATCTGTTTATATATAAACAATGTATCATATGAATAACAATCCACATACCGTAGGCCTAATACATCAACTATATCTATCAATAAGCCTACTATTTCTCAACTCTGTTGTCACAACCttgatattgataaattcagACAAGATTTTTCCTTTTCATCGTAGCACTTCTCCACTTTTTTGTGCCTATTGAGGCGCTGGGTGTAGGCAAGGCTACAATAGGAGAGAAACCATCAATTATAATAGCTTGGTTCTCAGCACATGTCATATTGATTACACACACATGATAAGCGCATCAGATTCTGTCAATCAACAATTAATCATTGTCAAAGTTCCGGTTAGCCTTGAGATGCATTGCTGCATCCAACTGCATCTATAATGCAGTCAGCTGATCACGTTCTCTCCACTTTTAGGTATTGTTCGATTTTATTTCCTCTATCTGATACGAAGAATGTATCTTTGAAGACTTCCTTCCTTATTCCATGATAACATGCTGCTTTGTAGAATGTACCATTATTGTCTCATACCCACATTTCCTACATAAAAAATTAACATGTTCTActctatacaataaataatagtgCCTGACTAGTAAACTGActgtagtgaggttcacgttataatggcagtgtttgattagcaatggtattgctacccTTGTCCATCGCTTTGCCCTGTTGCTAGATCGAAATATTTTCGTGTAGATAAAACAGAGATAATATGAATGTACAGAGGATCAAATTGGGAGAGTTAGAAGAGTTAAAAAAGATTTTGAATGTTATCATTCATATTTCGTGGGCTGATATGTCAATGCTATCCAAAAACATGTATTCATAACAGGTACTTCAAATTGGAGTGAAAGTGGAATATAAGAAAAAATGCTCAGTGGTGGAGTTTGAAGTCTGAATCAACTTTTAGAATTATTTGGTTGGCTTTTCAAGTTGCTTAGATATTCGTATTTTGGCTATCTATACGGGAACTTATACATATAGAGTGAATAgagaaaaatgataataaaacatGTAAATGATGTAACGTTTTCTAGCTCTAGTGTTTGGTCATGGATGAAATGTTGCTTGCACAACCGTAATGGGCTCGATTCCAGATCTAGTCCTGGCATTCTCACATTAGGACCCGTTTTTTCACACAGAGTCGAATCATAGAAAACCAGATAGCtaaagaagatatctcatggtataagtTATTCATGAGACATGGACTATCGGTAAGGCGGAAGAATAGGCAATTAATGCATTTGAAGTATGGTGTTGGAGGCGAatgctgaaaataaaatggaccGATAGAATAACAAATGAAGAAGTATTTCAAAGGGCTGAAGAGACACAAAAAACTCTATTGAAATCTCTTAGGGACAGACGGCATTCTTGGATAGGACATATTATAAGACACAGCGAATTCACGCTAACAATACTGGAAGGTGCAATCAGTGGACAACgggctcgtggaagaccccggctacaatatttgaagcagATTACCCCGGGATCTTGGGGTCCAGAGCTATACCCAACTAAAACAGCTGGCTCTGGACAGACAAAGATGGAAAGCTGCCAACCAATCGGATgattgaagcagaagaagaagaagttattcatgttacaaatttcaagtcgattttCTGTTAACTCAATTACTGtcaactactgtctattattactgtttcggtcgggtgagagtgtaagaacggcacagtatgagagactaccagcctcacatagcttcacgaaaaataactactgtagtgaggtccacgttataatggcagtgtttgattggcaatggtattgctatccttgtctatccttcaacaaagcggatagcgctatctctttctcactttgctctgttgacagatcgtctttcaacaatgtagaattaataattcattaacaaaatattctatctcaattatgaaaattcattatggaatcattgaaaaatataatttcctgctcaataaaatataattgatcattttaaacgagaatgaacagttgatattacaataTCGGGTCACCGagtttcgctcgttatttttatttattgataaacagaacacaattctctaaaatgatcgtgttttatatttcacagctggctatacgtcagcttatgaatttcggggatgcgatattttgattttccacagaaacACTCGcttactttttactatccacagacgacgaaagtctcagctctTTCacccaaggatgaattatccttttaatgtcgttcagcgagtttttccaaagatgagacctagtgcaatcgaattttcatatcataaacctactatgatccaaattccgtgaaaatcgttagagccgttttctagaTCCGTTGAAcagaaataaccagatatagaaatagccagatataaaaatacagaaattgctcgtttaatataataggaaaatttattattttaaacgagaatgaacagtcaatattacatcaataaacctgtatcagctatcgtctataggaggaattgacaagacagaggatcggcaacgttgttctcttatctttctccactgccattataacgtggacctcactatatcacgAGACATCTCAACCATAACtcataatcattatcatcatcatttgcATGGATAGTCATTAAAATCTGGCATAAGTGAAAGGAAGTTATCTATCATAGATTGCTTCATGATAGTGAGGTACCTAGGCCTACTGCTGAAAATATAGATAGCGTAAAATATTGATCGCCAATGCATTGGAAAGTAAATTGCCGATAGTCAATTATTTTACTCTGATAATTTGAGTGAGATGTGATGTCGCTTGGAACCGCAGTAAGTTACGTTTGACAGCACAGCTACTTTTACAGAAGATACGGTTGAGTTATTACTAGAATGTGCCTGGTTAAGTTGTCACCGAAGGATGTAGTGCAATAATGACATACACCAGTATTTTATCAACTGACAACTTTCTCGTGTGTTGCTAGGTTGATCACATCGACATGATAACTAATAAATTcgttcaatattaattatttttcgactagcaggtaacccatgctctgCAAGGATCTAATcagaaaacttgacctactgaaacctcaagggtcggtttccgagctcgggatttagctaagttctagacttcaaactttaaattttacatattgattctcaattcaccgaggGAGGATGGTTATTttaaaatctttagagccggttttccaaagttagtagacagaaggttggtcactcatctatagtattttcgttgaaatgcaattggagtgggggaactgcagccgtgacgtaggctgtagtacagagtaggcagaatatcgcattcttgaaaatcatatggtgtcgtatagtcaaattatataacacaaacattatctgacatgcaagctttctgtttctgctttacaataattattaaaacatttgaataatacaagcattttgccatataaaagcaaaaaccccaccttctaaccttccctttcaaacccttaaggtttcttcatcttctaggtcgtgtttatattttgtagtatGGCTATACATCAgattgtgaatttcggggatgagatattttgattctcgtagaacatgtgctcgataccagcatgtgttcagtgcatttacaatgaatgaTCTCATCGGATTTATTGGGATCGGCTTATCGGTTTATTgcgatgcattggtttatcaagattttttaagggttaatctgaaattataatagtataacattgtctactaatgcttttccagcttattaactttttcgtgtcacgtttttagattcatgaaaaactttcaacttcattttattcataaaagttgaatgaacttgaaatatttaacaacatcattagaatcggtgattcattcgctataagtatggataattttaaagttctaggtcaattTTGAGGAGATTAAACGAcaatatatttgaagatacagtgaataaactgtatgctcagtgggttactctagaacatttttactatacgtgacgtcacgctagcgttccccccaccactttgaatcatacacctgtgagtgatcaaccttttgtctactaacgttgccggttttcgagctcgggatttagctaagttctagactttaaacagctggagtcagaaaattggctttccgaaacggggcgtagccGTAGTCCACGTCTGAGCTAAATTTTGAAGAACTAGAAAATCgaacaaaaagagaaaatagtgtaaagtttaagctattttgaatattatttaggaatgtttcatttcgtcaaagagaaacgtttccaatattatagaaatgataaaatagagattatcataaaaatctggtgtggcgcactcacacaactttccttgccgttatgaaaattgatcacctgacgctagtgttcccgcgcatctaaagtctattcaaagatctaagccagctggtgacaggactataacgctggagatactcgaagtcttctatctcttcatagtgaatgatttaatagaatcaacagttgccaacagtttgcaattgaaataataacattttctcgaatttcgagcttattttcaattttaggtggaaatgttactgaacattaattgtagagattttcatactcaatcttttccactcgaaattttttgtttaaactgtatctggagcctgataattggaaatctgaaatcaaactttacctagatggggcggagctcctgaaatttttacagatatgggacttgttgcagttgatagagcttatcaataacctCTCTAGGTATGaattagatcaaaatcgttggagccattttcgagacaatcgcgaaaaaccctgtttttgacaacattttcgcaattttagccgccatcttgaattggatttagtcggaattgttcgtgtcggatccttataggggaaggaccttaagttccaaatttcaagtcattccgctaattgggagatgagatatcgtgtacacagacgcacatacactcatacacacacacacacacaacacacacacacacacacacaccacacacaccacacacacacacacacacacacacacaccacacacacaccacacacacacaccacacacaccacacacacaccacacacacacacacacaccacacacacaccacacacacacacacacacacacacacacacacacacacaccaacacacacacaccacacaacacacacaca is a window from the Nilaparvata lugens isolate BPH unplaced genomic scaffold, ASM1435652v1 scaffold7082, whole genome shotgun sequence genome containing:
- the LOC120356549 gene encoding ATP-binding cassette sub-family G member 1-like, which gives rise to SGRRILKGVSGKFKAGQLSAILGPSGAGKSSLLNAISGYRSQGVSGRLRLNGVARDEARFRKMSCYIQQEDLLQPMLTLQEVMNFAALLKLPPGTGYKQRRVV